The genomic segment GTCGAGGTCGACCGGAAGGTTCTCGCCGACATTGCCGTGCACGACAAGGACGCGTTTGCCCGCTTTGCCGCGCAGGCGAAGGCGAGCCTCGGCCTCTGAGGTACGCCGGCGCGAAAAGAGGGAGGCGCAAGCCTCCTTTTTTTTCAGCAACGGGGATGACTGAATCGACACCGCTGCCATGCAGGACACCGACGCCATCGTAGCCGACGCGCTCGCGCTCTTTGCTGCCATCGACGATCCCGACGAACTCGAGCGCGTCAAGGCGCGATTCCTCGGGAAGACCGGTGCACTGACCGATCTCCTGAAAGGGCTTGGCAAACTGCCGCCCGCCGAGCGACCCGCCGCCGGCAGCCGCATCAACGAAGCGAAGACGCGTATCGAAGCGGCGCTCACCGAGCGCCGCGAGGCGATTCGCGTGGCGCGGATGGAGGCGCGACTGCAGGAGGAGGCGCTCGACGTGACGTTGCCGGGTCGCGGTCCGGGGCGTGGCGGACTGCATCCGATCACCCGCACCCTCGATCGCATCGCAACCCTGTTCCATTCCCTGGGGTTCGAGATCGCGTCCGGCCCCGAGATCGAGACCGACTTCTACAACTTCACCGCGCTCAACACCCCCGAGGATCACCCGGCGCGGTCGATGCACGACACGTTCTATCTGGAAGGCGGCGAGTTTCTCCTGCGCACGCATACGTCTCCGATCCAGATCCGGTACATGAAAACGCACCGGCCGCCGATCAAGATCATCGCACCGGGTCGGGTCTACCGGGTCGACTACGACGCCACCCACTCGCCGATGTTTCACCAGATCGAGGGGCTGTGGATCGACCGCGACGTGACCTTCGCCAACCTGCGCTTCGTGCTGACGGACTTCCTGCGGCGCCTGTTCGAGCGCGAGGACCTGGTCGTGCGCTTCCGCGCCAGCTACTTTCCCTTCACCGAGCCTTCGGCCGAAGTCGACATGCGGTGGGGCGAGGGGCGCTGGCTGGAGATCGGCGGCTGCGGCATGGTCCATCCCAATGTGCTGCGACAGGTGGACATCG from the Betaproteobacteria bacterium genome contains:
- the pheS gene encoding phenylalanine--tRNA ligase subunit alpha; this translates as MQDTDAIVADALALFAAIDDPDELERVKARFLGKTGALTDLLKGLGKLPPAERPAAGSRINEAKTRIEAALTERREAIRVARMEARLQEEALDVTLPGRGPGRGGLHPITRTLDRIATLFHSLGFEIASGPEIETDFYNFTALNTPEDHPARSMHDTFYLEGGEFLLRTHTSPIQIRYMKTHRPPIKIIAPGRVYRVDYDATHSPMFHQIEGLWIDRDVTFANLRFVLTDFLRRLFEREDLVVRFRASYFPFTEPSAEVDMRWGEGRWLEIGGCGMVHPNVLRQVDIDPEAYQGFAFGMGLDRIAMLRYGVDDLRLFFEDDLRFLRQFN